In Eleutherodactylus coqui strain aEleCoq1 chromosome 4, aEleCoq1.hap1, whole genome shotgun sequence, the following are encoded in one genomic region:
- the LOC136624502 gene encoding gastrula zinc finger protein XlCGF67.1-like, which produces MPLSCSECGKCFTDKSSLVVHQRIHTGEKPFSCSECGKCFAYKSNLVEHQRIHTEKKPFSCSECGKCFTSKSNLIKHQRIHTREKQFSSLDC; this is translated from the coding sequence ATGCcactttcctgttcagaatgtgggaagtgttttaccgataaatcaagtcttgttgtacatcagagaattcacacaggggaaaagccattctcctgttcagaatgtgggaaatgttttgcatataaatcaaatcttgttgaacatcagagaattcacacagagaagaagccattttcctgttcagagtgtgggaagtgttttacctcTAAGTCAAATCTAAttaaacatcaaagaattcacacaaggGAGAAGCAATTTTCTTCTTTAGACTGTTAA